A single window of Pseudoduganella plicata DNA harbors:
- a CDS encoding XrtA system polysaccharide chain length determinant, producing MEEIIAQVQSALKGIWKYRWYAVALMWLVATLGWLRVLTLPDDYQSSARVYVDTQSILKPLLSGMTTVPNVEQQVAIMSRTLLSRPNLERVMRMVDLDVVSKTPRERENAVDELLQKIRISGTATYDIYSISYSNSNPKLVRDVVQSLLTIFLEGSFKGKKGETEKAVQFIDAQIRAYEDKLVAAENSLKEFKMKNATLLPRQGVDYGSQLLMSTDALNNAKLELVEAEQARNAINAQISGDEPIVGADLDPGTIDNPELDSRIAALNKSLDALLLQYTEAHPDIISTRRLIALLQERKVQEARTRVAPGDPGKNYSPMLQQLKVALAEADAKVASIRARAAEMEARHASLLEQSKAVPEVESQLAQLNRDYEINKDNYEKLIGRREAAKLSGDLATTTEMMTFKIIDPPTAPLRPIGPNRPLLYSIVLAIAVLSGAAFALLVSQVRPTYLSPAELREATGLRVLGAVAMNWTEQERRKRRRGQVGFGAGIACLFASYGGVMAMSLLHS from the coding sequence ATGGAAGAAATCATCGCCCAGGTGCAGTCCGCCCTGAAGGGGATCTGGAAGTACCGCTGGTACGCCGTCGCGCTCATGTGGCTGGTGGCGACGCTGGGCTGGCTGCGCGTGCTGACGCTGCCCGACGACTACCAGAGCTCGGCACGCGTCTATGTGGATACGCAGAGCATCCTCAAGCCATTGCTGTCCGGCATGACGACGGTTCCCAATGTCGAGCAGCAGGTCGCCATCATGAGTCGCACCCTGCTGAGCCGGCCAAACCTGGAACGCGTCATGCGTATGGTCGATCTCGACGTTGTCAGCAAAACGCCGCGGGAGCGCGAAAACGCTGTCGACGAGCTGCTGCAGAAGATCCGGATCAGCGGCACTGCCACCTACGACATCTATTCGATCAGCTACAGCAACAGCAACCCGAAGCTGGTCCGCGACGTCGTCCAGTCGCTGCTGACGATTTTTCTTGAAGGCAGTTTCAAGGGCAAGAAAGGCGAAACGGAAAAAGCCGTGCAGTTCATCGACGCCCAGATCCGCGCCTACGAGGACAAGCTGGTCGCGGCAGAGAACTCCCTCAAGGAATTCAAGATGAAGAACGCCACGCTGTTGCCGCGCCAGGGCGTCGATTATGGTTCGCAGCTGCTGATGTCGACCGATGCACTGAACAATGCGAAGCTGGAGCTGGTCGAGGCGGAACAGGCCCGCAACGCCATTAATGCGCAGATCTCCGGCGACGAGCCGATCGTGGGCGCCGATCTCGACCCGGGCACGATCGACAATCCTGAGCTGGACAGCCGCATTGCCGCGCTGAACAAGTCGCTTGACGCGCTGCTGCTGCAGTACACCGAAGCCCATCCGGACATCATTTCGACGAGGCGCCTGATCGCGCTGCTGCAGGAGCGCAAGGTGCAGGAAGCCAGGACCCGCGTCGCGCCGGGCGACCCCGGCAAGAACTACAGCCCGATGCTGCAGCAGCTCAAGGTGGCCCTGGCCGAGGCCGATGCGAAGGTCGCATCGATCCGCGCCCGGGCCGCCGAAATGGAGGCCCGGCACGCCAGCCTGCTGGAGCAGAGCAAGGCTGTGCCCGAGGTGGAATCCCAGCTGGCGCAGCTGAACCGCGATTACGAGATCAACAAGGACAACTACGAAAAGCTGATCGGCCGGCGCGAAGCGGCCAAGCTCTCCGGCGATCTGGCCACGACGACGGAGATGATGACGTTCAAGATCATCGACCCGCCGACCGCGCCGCTACGCCCGATCGGACCGAACCGACCTCTGCTGTACAGCATCGTGCTGGCAATTGCGGTGCTGTCCGGCGCCGCGTTCGCATTGCTGGTCAGCCAGGTACGCCCTACTTACCTCAGCCCTGCCGAGCTGCGCGAGGCCACGGGCCTGCGAGTGCTCGGTGCGGTGGCCATGAACTGGACGGAGCAGGAACGGCGCAAGCGCCGGCGGGGCCAGGTCGGCTTCGGTGCCGGGATCGCCTGCCTGTTTGCGTCATACGGTGGCGTAATGGCCATGTCGCTGCTTCATTCCTAG
- a CDS encoding EDSAP-1 family PEP-CTERM protein, whose protein sequence is MNILRKGLLVTAAAATLGIAAMGSARAATFASAILDINNFRLLHSTGTAYAATDFATLTGTNDAHATASLNGVFANSADSRPILSGVQPDVAHQCVGVPCPALGENNYARFAPPPPVPGNFGYADQRQIGSAITIGATPAGAHATTRADASTSQNIQVASGNSDVGTSTTFAFTLGQSDTMTVSFDANPYTAAFVSNGAGATSNANARLSWSINIVDLTTGTSVFNFAPNEINGLASVSRTDGSPGLLQYNAAGTVFSFLATTPLLNAGTTYQITIQHNTLANALQQEVPEPATLAIVAAGLLSMSLVSRRRKF, encoded by the coding sequence ATGAACATCCTCCGAAAAGGTCTTCTGGTCACGGCAGCCGCCGCGACTCTCGGTATCGCAGCAATGGGCAGCGCACGGGCGGCCACGTTTGCGTCGGCCATTCTGGACATCAACAACTTCCGTCTGCTGCACTCGACTGGCACAGCCTATGCGGCCACCGACTTCGCGACACTGACGGGGACCAACGATGCCCACGCAACGGCGTCGCTGAACGGCGTGTTTGCCAACTCGGCCGATTCGCGCCCGATCCTGTCGGGCGTCCAGCCCGACGTGGCGCACCAGTGCGTCGGCGTGCCGTGCCCGGCGCTGGGTGAGAACAACTACGCCCGCTTCGCCCCCCCGCCACCCGTTCCCGGCAACTTCGGCTACGCCGACCAGCGGCAGATCGGCTCGGCAATCACCATCGGGGCCACCCCGGCCGGGGCGCACGCCACCACCCGTGCGGACGCGTCCACGTCGCAGAACATCCAGGTGGCGTCGGGCAATTCCGATGTCGGCACGTCGACCACCTTCGCGTTCACGCTGGGCCAGTCCGACACGATGACGGTGTCGTTCGATGCGAATCCCTACACCGCAGCTTTCGTGTCGAACGGTGCCGGCGCCACGTCGAACGCGAATGCACGCCTGTCGTGGAGCATCAATATCGTGGACCTGACCACCGGCACTTCGGTGTTCAACTTCGCACCGAACGAGATCAACGGCCTGGCGTCCGTCAGCCGTACCGACGGCAGCCCTGGTTTGCTGCAGTACAACGCGGCCGGTACGGTCTTCTCGTTCCTCGCCACCACGCCGCTGCTCAACGCCGGCACGACGTACCAGATCACCATCCAGCACAACACGCTGGCCAATGCGCTGCAACAGGAAGTGCCGGAACCGGCCACGCTGGCGATCGTAGCGGCCGGGTTGCTAAGCATGTCGCTGGTCAGCCGCCGCCGCAAGTTCTGA